In Leifsonia sp. ZF2019, a genomic segment contains:
- a CDS encoding DUF3000 domain-containing protein gives MSTPPATPHVPAAFAAALASVRAAPSREELTVTEIPAPAQLAPYAVALAADVRPARHGDDSELGTGRFILLYDPDEPEAWGGPFRIVCFAQAPLETDIGLDPFLADVTWSWLVDALDARHARYTAASGTATKIISTGFGELAAQGDGSQIELRASWSPQETDITAHVEGWGELLCMLAGLPPTSEGVSVLATRRGPRA, from the coding sequence GTGTCGACTCCTCCCGCCACCCCGCACGTGCCGGCCGCGTTCGCCGCGGCCCTCGCGTCCGTCCGTGCCGCCCCGTCCCGCGAGGAGCTCACGGTCACCGAGATCCCCGCGCCCGCCCAGCTCGCCCCGTACGCGGTGGCCCTGGCCGCAGACGTGCGACCCGCTCGGCACGGCGACGACTCCGAGCTCGGCACGGGCCGGTTCATCCTGCTCTACGACCCGGACGAGCCGGAGGCCTGGGGCGGCCCGTTCCGCATCGTCTGCTTCGCGCAGGCGCCGCTGGAGACCGACATCGGCCTCGACCCCTTCCTCGCGGATGTGACGTGGTCGTGGCTGGTCGACGCCCTCGACGCCCGCCACGCCCGGTACACCGCCGCGAGCGGCACCGCGACCAAGATCATCAGCACCGGGTTCGGTGAGCTGGCGGCGCAGGGCGATGGCTCGCAGATCGAGCTGCGCGCGTCGTGGAGCCCGCAGGAGACCGACATCACCGCGCACGTCGAGGGCTGGGGCGAGCTGCTCTGCATGCTCGCCGGGCTTCCGCCGACGAGCGAAGGTGTCAGCGTCCTCGCCACGAGACGGGGTCCGCGTGCCTGA